The genome window GCAACCGGTGCTCCGAAAGAAGACGTAGCGAACCTGACCGGTGAGTTTACATTCGAGGTCGACGACATTACCCGGAACGAACCGGCTGAAATCAATCAGGAGTTTTTCGATAAAGTACTGGGTGTTGGTGCTGTTGATAACGAGGAGCAGTTCCGCGTCAAGGTGGCTGAGATCATCAAAAGCAACTACGGTCGCGAATCGGATCAGTTGCTGCGGTTAGACATCGAAAAAGCACTGCTCGACACCACGCCGATTCTGTTGCCGGACGAGTTCCTGAAAAACTGGCTGCTGGAAGTAAACGAAGGTAAATTTACGCCCGAGCAGATCGACGAGCAGTACGAAGATTTTACGAAGTCGGTAAAGCTCCAGCTCATCAAAAACAAGATTGCTGACAAAGGTGACATCAAAGTTGAGTTCGAAGAAGTCCTGGACGTAACCCGCCAGATGGTTCGCGAGCAGTTCGGTTTTGCCGGTGGTGAAAATGAAGAGATGAACCAAACCATTGATCGGATCGCCCGGAATTATCTGATGGACGAGAAGAACAACGGACAGAACTACACAAGCACGTTCAACCGGGTTTTTGACGATAAAATCATTGAATATGCAAAAACGCAGTTGACCATCGCATCGCAGGATGTAACGGTTGATGAGTTTAAAGCACTGGTTGAGAATCGTTAATTGACTACTTTTCGTTGCAAAAAGGGCCTGATCGATGATCAGGCCCTTTTTGTTTTCAGGCATTTCGTGAACGGGAGAACACCCAGCCATTGTGTTGAGCTGGAACTGGCCGAATAATTTCGATAAATCAGCCGGGTCGATCAGTATATTTTGGAAAACCTGCCTATTAGTACCTAAAGTCGTTGTTGCGTTTGCCTGTGCCTTTAAACGATTAAGCTTACCTCTTTACCTCATGAAAATAAATTTACTGGTTCTGTTGCTTTTTCCTCTGTTAACTATTGCCCAATCCAAAACCGATCAGCCGGCATCGATAAAAGGGGTACTGATCGACGAGCAAAACAAGCCAATACCCTTTGGGACCGTTTCGTTGCATAAAAAGTCGGATTCGACGCTGGTAACAGGTACGCTGTCGGACGAAACCGGGACGTTCGAACTGCGCAGTAAGCCCGGTACGTTCTGGATGAAAATCAGCGTCGTATCGTACCAGGATCGCCGGATACCGACCGTGCAGGTAGTGGATAAGACGGTCGATTTAGGAAAGCTCGTGCTTAAGACCAGTACCAAACGACTGGATGAGGTGGTCGTAAAAGGTGAGCGAAGCCAGATGGAATTGTCGCTGGACAAACGGATTTTCAATGTTGGTAAAGATCTGGCCAATGCCGGTGGAACCGCCGTCGATATTTTGAGCAACGTGCCGTCGGTAGCGGTCGATGCCGAAGGAAACGTAAGCCTGCGGGGCAGCAACAGCGTGCGGATTTTGATCGATGGAAAACCCTCGGGGCTGGTGAGTCTGCGGGGAGGCAGCGGCTTGCAGCAGTTGCAGGGCAGCAGCATTGAGCGGGTGGAAGTGATTACGAACCCATCGGCCCGCTACGAAGCCGAGGGGATGGGCGGGGTGATCAATATCGTGTTGAAAAAAGAACAGCGGGAGGGCATCAATGGCTCGTTCGATCTGATAACGGGCTATCCCGCCAATTTTGGCCTGGCGGCCAACGTAAACTACCGCCGGAAAAACTTGAACTTCTTTGTCAATTACACGACCTCATACCGGAACACGCCCGGCCGCAGTTCATTGTATCAGGAGTTATACCGGAACGATACGACGTTTATCACGCAACAGAATTCGACCAATCGCCTGGAGGGGCTGAACAATAACGCGCGGGCTGGTCTTGATTACTTCTTCAACCCTAAAAACGTCCTGACGGCTTCGTACACCTACCGACTGAGCAAGGGAAAACGGTATGCCGATATTCTGTACCGGGATTATCAGTTCTCGACCAATAACCTGCGCAGTACGACCCTCCGTACGCAGGATGAAACCGAAACGGAGCCGAACTCAGAATATGCGCTGACGTATAAACGAACGTTCGCCCGCGAAGGCCATGAACTGACTGCCGATGTGCGCTACCTGGACAACTGGGAAAGCTCCGATCAGTATTTCAACCAGCAGACCTACCAGGCCGATGGCATTACGGCCAGTAGCGTGCCAACGCTGCAACGATCGCTCAACGATGAAACGGAAAAACAGTTCCTGGTGCAAATCGATTACATCCGTCCGTTCAGTAAGAACGGGAAAGTGGAAGCGGGACTGCGCAGCAGCTCGCGCGACATGACCAATGATTATTCCGTCACTCAACGGGCCGATAATGGTCTCTACCTCCCCCTGCCGGGCCTCACGAACGATTTTCTGTACGAGGAGCGAATCAATGCCGTCTATGGCATAATCGGCAACAAAACGCGTAAACTGTCCTATCAGGCGGGACTACGGGCCGAGCTGACCGACGTGACGACGACGCTTCGGCAAACCAACGATGTCAATCCGCGCCACTATGCGAACCTGTTCCCGAGCGTGCACGTAACCTACGATCTTCCCCGGCAGCATGCGGTGCAACTGAGCTACAGCCGCCGGATTCGTCGTCCGCAATACAACGATCTGAGCCCGTTTTCGACCTTTAGCGATAACCGGAATTTCTGGAGTGGCAACCCGAACCTGAACCCTGAATTCACGAATGCGTTTGAAATGGGCCACATCAAATACATGAACAAAGGGTCCATCAGTTCGTCGGTTTACTACCGGCATACCACCGACAAAATATTGTCGATCCGGCGGGTCAACGAACAGGGTTATGCTGCGACCCGACCCGAAAATCTGGCCAGCGAACAGTCGTACGGAGCCGAATTTTCCGGTTCATACGCGCTGTCTACCTGGTGGAAACTGGATGGCAGTGTCAACTTTTTCCGGGCTATAACCAATGGGGGTAACCTCGATGTCAACTACCAGAGTGATACCTACAGCTGGTTTACCCGGATGATTTCCCGGTTTACGCTCCCCAGATCGACGGATATTCAGCTACGCGGTAATTACGAAGCCCCCCAGAAAACGCCACAGGGACAACGCAAAGCACTGGCTACACTCGATTTGTCCATTAGCCGGGACCTGTTCAACAACAACGGTACGCTTACCCTGAACGTACTCGATGTGTTCAATTCCCGTCGCTTCCGGTCCGTTACGGAGGGGGAGAATTTTTACGCGGAAAACAGTTCCCAATACCGGGTTCGCCAGTTCAACCTGACCCTGAGCTATCGGCTGCGCCAGGCCAAGAAGAAAGCGAAAGAAGGCGGGGAAGGAGAATTCTAAAAAAGTAGGGACACAACGAGCACCAAAGGAGCGCGATGGTCACAACGATATGTTTCTCCGTGTCCTTTATGCTCGTTGTGTTTTCCTGATTGTTATATTTGCCGCACTGAATATCACAACCGCTCCATATTGCGCCCTGGCGCCAAAATCGTAATCTACGTAAGTAGATCGTTTTGCTGCGCCCCAATCAATCGGTCAGGAACACGTTTCTGACCAAATCCCTACTTTTTAGTTTGCGTTGACGCCCATGAAATTGTGACCTTTCATGACTGGCCGGTATGCTTCGTCGCTTGCCGGTCAGGGTTGTGTTCAACAACGAGGGCCTAATCAATTTTTAACTGTGAATCAACAATGGAACAACATAGCGTAAACAAGGCCATTATTCGTGATTTTTATCGACGCGTGATGGGGCAGGGGGATATGGCTTTCGCCGAGGAAATCATTGCGGACGCGTATATCCAGCATAGCCCGATGGGAAAGCCCGGTAAAGCGGGTCTGTTGGAAGCCCTTGCCGCCTTCAAGCAGATGCCCAAACCCGTGGTTACGTCGAAGCCATTCATGCGGCTGATCGCGGAAGGTGAGTATGTCGTCACGAACATCTGCTTCGACTGGGGTGGGGTGCAGAAGGTGGTTGTTGATCTGTTTCGCTTTCAGCATGGACAGGTTATCGAGCATTGGGATGTGGTGCAGGATCAACCTGAAATTTCCCGGAATGGCCATTCCCGGAATGGTAATTCCCGGAATGGCAATGCTATGATGGACGGACCCGTTGACGCCGATCGTGACGAACCAACCGAACCGAACAAAACCTTGATTGCTGCCTATTATCAGCACATTTGGATTGATCGACAGGTTGATCAGCTGGCTGCGTACGTGGCCGTTGATCTGATTCAGCATGACCCCGACATCGCAAATGGTATAGCAGGTTTGCGGGCGTATCTGCACCAGGAATCCATGGCCATCAAGACGGTACACCGGATCATTGGCGACGGTAACTTCGTTGTTGTTCAGGCAAGCGGTGAGCTAACTGGCAAACCGACCGTGTTCTATGATATCCTGCGATTGAGCGCGGGAAAGATCACTGAACAGTGGCGCGTTCATCAGGCTATACCCGACAAAATGGAACACACAAACGGGATGATCTAACCCTTTTAGTGCATAGAAACGGGCTAAAAAAAACGCCCCGAAAGCACTATGCTTTCGGGGCGTCTGACATTAATGAATGTACTACTGATACTGAATGTACATCGGCTTAGGCGTTAGGGCCAGCACTTCTGCCGGGGTCATAATGCGAGAGCCCGGCTTGCGGAAATCGTTGTCGTAAAACAGTTTGAATCCTGTATACTGAACCGGTTCTTTCTCAATATAAGCGCGGTACGAATCTTTTTTGAGTACCGGCGGGCCCCAGCCATCCATATCCATAACGATCTGAACATTAGGGTCGAGTTTGATATTCTTGTAGTTCTTGATCATGCCCTGCGTAAAGCGGTGAACGACCAGCACCTTGGGGGGAATATTATTTTCTTTCACCACCTTGCTCAGAAACTGTACGGCCTGGTTTACATCGGCGGCATCGTAGCTGCCAATTTTCGTACCCGGTTTCGCACCGGTCACCATCGAAAATTCGGGATCGATACCCAGATGGACGAACGGTAGTTTAAGGTATTTTTCCAGGAACTTCATTTCCGGGCCAAGGGGAGCATGACCTCGCTGAATGTCCAGAAACACGATCGACTTGTGATCGTTGCCCCATTTCAGGACTTTCTTGATCGTTTTATCGGACATCCGCATGCGGTAGCCGCCATCTTTGCCCGGCGCGCCCTGAGCCGATATCGCCACTAAATGCAAGGCAGGCTGGATGGGCGTCGACGGATCGGCTTTCTCCCAGTTCTTGATTTCGCGATCCAGCCGTTCTAACATTTCATCTTTAGGGTATTTTCCCAGAATCCCCATTTTCTTGGAGTGCGGATTCCCGTAATACGCAAAGATACGGTACTTGGGTAGCAGTGCCCCGCTTGGCGCATACGTCATCGAATCGAGCGACGAGTCGCCACTAGATGGTGTGTTAGCGTTTCCTGTCGACGCAGCGGCCGTTGCCGACGCATCCGTTGCCGGTTTTTCGGTTGAATCGGTCTTGGTAGCAGCCGGTTCAGCCGATGCTTCCGCCGTAATTTTGCCGGTTTGAGTTGGACGTTCCTGTTTTGATTCGGAAGAGCAGCCAGTGAGATGGCTAAGAGCCAGCAGTGTTAGAGCGGCCAGGGAAAAACGCATGTTAATCAACTAAGTTAAGAGAAAATTCAAGACACCACGGGTTGGCTGCACAGGGTGCAGTCAGACCTAACAATGCAAGTATAGATGCTTCTTGTAACTTTTCAAAGCAGAAGCTCTCCTAAGCCCTGGCGAATTATTGAAAAATCATCATCTGTTGCATCAACGATTGTTGATGGAATATTGCCGCCGTAGCCACCATCGATCACGATATCGACCTGGTGCTGAAACTTCTCGAAAATCAGTTCCGGGTCGGTCGAATACTCGATTATTTCATCTTCATCGCGGATGGATGTCGTGATAATCGGGTTGCCGAGCAGGTGGACAATCTGGCGGGGAATGCTATTGTCCGGCACCCGAATACCTACCGTTTTCTTGTTGGTATTGAGGAGCTTAGGTACACTGCCGCTTGCTTCCAGAATGAACGTGAAGGGGCCAGGCAAGAGCTTTTTCATCAGCTTGAACGCCTGATTGCTGACCCGCGCGTAATCGGCGATGTGACTTAGGTCATAACAGATGAATGAGAAGTCATTTTTGGTCGGTTTGATCCCCTTGATACGGGCAACCCGTTCGACGGCGCGGGCATTGTGGATGTCGCAGCCCATTCCGTAGATCGTGTCCGTTGGATAGATAATCACCGCCCCATTCCGCAACGCAGTAACGATCGATTCAAGGCGTCGGGGGTCAGGATTTTGAGGATATAGTTTAATAAATTCAGCAGGCATGGGATGTCCGGTTTTCGATTTTTGGGTTCAGTTCGTAAACGTATCCGGATCAATCTCGGGCAACGTCTAACCGAAAACAATAAACTGAAAACTAGCTAAACCAGTTTCACCTGTGGATACGGTGACTGCGGTGACCGACGCCATTTGAGGTAATGACGATACAGGCTATTGATTGGCAGATGAAGGTGGCTAAGGCTCAGAATCAGTGTAGTTAGCACACCCGGCGGTTCTATATACTGCAATAACTGGCCGAACTGGATCGCTAAATCGAACTGTTCGGTGTAAAACGCTTTTCGGATAAGTTTTCGAATACGCTTGGCCAGTGCCTTATAGTCGGAAGGGGCCGTGCAGCGATCGAAGGCTTTGTAACAAACGGCCAGGGACGAACGCAGTAGCTGATTACCCGGCATGATCACCTGCGACTGCATGGAGTCGGCCAGCCGACGCTTCTGCGTTAACACCTCGTCGAGGTAAGCGTAGTGATAGTGCCGTGAAGAGCGCACCCAGAAGTCAAAATCCTCAAAAGAAAGTGTCTCGTCGTACCCACCGAGTTCATTCAGTACATCCCGGCGCATCATCATTGTTGGCGTACAAATAAAATAGGACTCCAGAATGTTTCGGAAGACATCGCCGGAGGGGACTTTGACACGGGTATGACCATGCTCATCGACGGGGTAATGAAGGGCCGTTTCGGTGCCCTGCTCGTCGATGTAAGCTGCATTGGAAAAGACAACGGCGTAAGGACCGGCGAGTTCTTCAAACAGGTCTGCCTGTAGTGAGATCCGGTTTGGCAGGAGCACATCATCAGCCGACAGATCGATAATATAACGACCACCAGCCAGGGCAAGACCCTGATTGAACGCCCGGTTTAAACCGAGATTGGTCGGATTGGGGAGGAAACGCACGGCCGGATGGCGACTCACAAATCGGGTAATGACATCCGCTGACCCATCCGTGCTGCCATTATCGATAACGATCAGTTCGACATTGGGGTAGGTCTGATCAACGACGGACTGGAGGGCCTGCTCGACATAGGCTTCGTGATTATAGCTGGTGCAAATAACGCTCACCCACGGCTTTATCTGATTTAGATAAGGACTCATTGGCAGCGGATTCGATTGGCCAGTAACTGAAATCATACGGGCTGATCAGTTGATAGAACGGCAGAACTAAAAAATTAGACGAAAAGGTTAATTAGACGCTCTACAATACTACAATCCTTTAGTTACCGAATCCGAAATTTTTGAGCAAACGGACTTACGCTGATTGATCGACCGGTGAACTCGTGCAGATGGCCCGGTTCTTCGCCTGAGTCGACCGGCACAGAGAACTGAGGACAGCAACTGTCGTTCGCCGGGGTGCTTCTATAGAGGGGTTAGGGTGAGCAAACGCCACCTTATGTGCTGGGAGTGGCGTTCGTTGTTTTTTCGCTGACATTCGGATTGCGGTCCCCTTCAAGGTCATAGAGGGCAACGTTCATCTCAAAACCGAGAATCAGTAACAGCGAAATCAGGTTGATCCAGATCATTAGCGCAATGAGCGTGCCGATAGAGCCGTAGACCTTATTGTAAGAACCGAAGTTGGATACGTAATACGAGAAGCCAAGGGTCGTCAGCACAATCAGGACCGACGCCGTAACAGCCCCCGGTGTGACGAACGCCCATTTCATCCGGACATCGGGTCCGAAGTGATAGATGACCGAGACAGCCGCCACAAACACCGCAAAGACAATGATATACCGTCCCAGTGCTAAGAGATTAACAAAGATGACGTTGTTTAAAATACCAAAGTGGAGCAGGTAATCGCTGACGATACCGCCAACAATCAGAACAACGATGGCCAGAATAAGGGCAACGGCCAGAATAAAGGTCAGACCGATGGCAACGGCTCTCACCTTGAAAAAGCCCCGCCTGTCCTGCGTTTCATTGGAGGAGTTGAACGCATTCATGAGGGCAACAACGCCACTGGTCGCTGAATAAAGAGCCAGAATAAAACCAAATGAAAGAACACCCCCCCGCGGACGGCTAATGATGTCGCGGATCGTTGTCTCGACCGAACTGAACGTGTCACCCGGTAACACCTCCGTCAGGAACCCCATAATCTGGTCTTCCAGCTTGGGGACGGGGATGTACGGGATTAATGTAAATAGAAAAATAACCGTGGGAAAAACCGACAAAATCAGGCTGTACGATACCGACGCTGCCCGCTCACTTGTATCATTCTCCGTAATCTTTACCCCCATCTTTTTTAGAAACTCATACCAGCTCCGCTTCGAATTAAATGGTTTATGTTCGCGGAGCCATACGCGCGTACCGCGCAACGCTTCTAAGCTCAATAGTTTTTCGATCATACAGGAGTCGGTGTGTAGTGACGCGGCAAATCAACCGGAAATACGATCCGCACTGGTTGATTAACAGGCTAATTTACCGACTGATTGACCGTTTCTTAACCGGTTACTCAAAAAAAGGTTTTGTGATCGCTACTAAATCATCCGGAGCCCGGCACGGGCGGCCTGTGTCCGATTTAAGAAAAATAAGCGTGGTTTCGCCCGTATTCAGGAGTTGACCATCCTGATTGAAAATTTCGTATCGGAACAGGATACGGGTATTGGGTAACTGCGGAACGGTAACCCGTATGGTGAGCAGGTCGTCGTATTTGGCGGGCCGGATAAAGCGCGAACACATGTCGTAGACGGGCATGCCGATACCCCGCGCTTCGATCGATTTATAGTCTATGCCCAGCTGCCTGAGCGCTTCAACCCGCCCGACCTCGTAAAAACGCGCATAATTGCCGTAATAAACGATACCCATCTGGTCCGTGTCATGATAACGAACGCGAATACCCGTAACATCGTGAATAAGCATGGAGAGCTGGCTTTATGAAACAAACTAAAAGGTAAGGTAATTAGTAATTATATAAATTACCAAATAGTTTACCTTTTAGTTACCTAAAAGGCTATTTCATAATCTTCATACGGGTCAGTGCCTGCTGGTACAAGCGAGCATTTGCCAGATGCTCTGACAGCGTTTTCGAAAACGTATGATAGCCGTTGAAGCTGGCGTTAACGACAAAATAGAGGTAATCGTGTTGCTCGGCATTCAGAACGGCATCGATCGTGGCGGGGGCTGGCAGATTGATAGGCCCCGGTGGCAAACCGGTATACCGATAGGTGTTGTAGGGCGAATCGACGGCTAACTGACGGTTCAGTAAGCGCCGGATGCCGAAATCGCGCAGGGCAAAAATAACCGTTGGATCGGCTTCGAGCTTGATGCCTTGTTTAAGCCGGTTCAGATAAACACCCGCCACGCGCGGCTGCTCGTCACGCTTGTTGGTTTCGGCGGCTACGATAGAGGCCAGCACCTGCGTTTGCGTCTGAGTCAACCCCAGTGCTTTGGCTTTCGCCTGACGCTCGGGTGTCCAGAATTTTTTGTATTCGGCACCCATCCGCTCCAGAAAGGCTTCGGGTTTTATGGTCCAGAAGAATTCGTAGGTATTGGGTAGAAATAAACAGACGATGGTCGTGGTGTCGAACCCGAACTTTTCGCACGTGGCCGGGTCATTGAGCAGGCTGCCGAGGGCTTTGGGCCCAAATTCGAATTTACTGCCCAGTCGTTGAATCAGGTCGCTCTTCATACGAACGGTATTGAACGTAACCGGCATAGCATCCTGATCACCGCTGCGGAGTTTGACTAGGGCCGCCCGGTTCCCCATACGCGGTTTGATCTCATAACGACCTTCTTTAACTCGCTCCGGGTACTTCATCAGCTTGGCCAGGAACCGGAATGACATTTCATCATTAAGGACATCATGCGTTTTGAGCGTATCCATAACCGATTCAAACGTGGCACCCCTCGGAATAAGCAGCGCGAATGTTTTGTCGTTCTCTCGCACCTGAAGATTCGGACTTTTAAAAATCTGCCAGAAGTAAAACGTGAACGTCGTCAGCAGGATTGAAACGGTGAGAAACAGGCCAATTTTGAGGTTACGCGACATAAAAAATAAACAAGTTAGGCTTTACGGCTAATCCAAGTCGCCGTTTTTGTCCTTTTGGGCGGCAAGTTACTATAAAAAAGAAAATCCGGTGGCAGAAGCGTAGCAGAATAAACGGGCGTATCAGGCCATGCGTTGAGTAATTGTCAGGATTATTCCTGGAACATAACCTAGTCGAAAAGCAATCCTTAATCTATTGTAATTTGTATGCTAAATGAGTATAATATTAATAATAAATAATTTGGAAGTGTAATATGTAAAATTAGGATTTATTGTAATGTGTTATTATGCCTAAATAACAAATAGATTACCTAAAAAGAAATAAATTTTCAAGGAATAATTACTAAACATAGCGGAGGATTTCTAAGTATTTTTAACAGGTAGTTAATCGCCGTTTAATTACGAATTAACGAGTGCCCTGCTACTTGCGGCCCTTATCACACGCTCTTTTCCCGGTGTAAGTTCTTGTTCATTATGAAGTACCGTAAAATCACTGAAAAATTAATAGCCGTATTGCTGGTGAGTTGGTCGATGGTTGCGCCAAAAGGGTTGGCCCAGTCAGCCGGTGCTGCGCCTGATACATTACGCCAGACGTTACCCCAGCTTGAGCAGCAGTTTCTGGAGCGAAATTTCCAGTTGCTGGCCCAGCGTTACCAGATCAGCGCGGCCGAAGCGAATGTGATTCAGGCCGGGTTGCGCTACAATCCCAACGTACAATTTCAAACCAACTTCTTCAATCCGCAAACGGGTAAATTCTTTCAGTACGGTCAGAACTCGGCAGCTGACGTGGCCAATAGCCAGTTCAACAAAGGAGGGATGACCATTCAGGTACAGCAACTGCTGATGCTGGCCGGCAAACGCAGCAAGTTGGTTGCGGTGGCCGAAAGTAATCGGGCGCTGGCGAACCTGGCTTTCCGTGATGTGCTGCGCACGTTGCGCTTTCAACTCCATGCCACATACGCCAATCTATTCTACGACCTTCAGGCGTTAGAACTACTCCAGCAGGAGCAAAGTCGGCAGCAGCAGCTGATTGAATCGTACCGGATCGCTCAGCGCACCGGTGGTGTCGCGCCCTACGAGGTGACCCGACTGGAAGCCGCCCTGCGGGATCTGAAAGCATCCATCGCCGACTACCGGACGCAGATCGCCGATGAACAGGCAACCCTGCGCGTACTGCTTCGGCAGGTCGGTAACCAGTTTATTTTGCCCACCGAGGTGCCCGTGGTAACGCCCCCCTTGCCACCGATCAGCGTCGCCATCGATTCGGCCCTGCACAATCGCCCCGACGCGGGTATTGCGCAGGAGCAAACGACCTATGCCCAGCGGAGCCTGAGTCTGGAAAAAGCCCGTCGGACCCCCGATCTGCTGGTGGGTTTCACGTTCGACAAATACGGGAACGCCTTTAATAATTTTACGGGTCTGTATACCGCGATGGACCTGCCCATTCGAAACCGCAACCAGGGCGCGATCAAAGCGGCTGAACTGAGCGTCAAAAGTGCACAGGCCGGGC of Spirosoma agri contains these proteins:
- a CDS encoding TolC family protein; this translates as MKYRKITEKLIAVLLVSWSMVAPKGLAQSAGAAPDTLRQTLPQLEQQFLERNFQLLAQRYQISAAEANVIQAGLRYNPNVQFQTNFFNPQTGKFFQYGQNSAADVANSQFNKGGMTIQVQQLLMLAGKRSKLVAVAESNRALANLAFRDVLRTLRFQLHATYANLFYDLQALELLQQEQSRQQQLIESYRIAQRTGGVAPYEVTRLEAALRDLKASIADYRTQIADEQATLRVLLRQVGNQFILPTEVPVVTPPLPPISVAIDSALHNRPDAGIAQEQTTYAQRSLSLEKARRTPDLLVGFTFDKYGNAFNNFTGLYTAMDLPIRNRNQGAIKAAELSVKSAQAGLDNQQTIVQSDVLNAYDKLSTYYDQFNTLPADYINRLQNISVEATRSYNARTIGLLDYLDKIRTYQQAQLNLINLRNNLFQSQQLLNFTTATRFF
- a CDS encoding YihY/virulence factor BrkB family protein; this translates as MIEKLLSLEALRGTRVWLREHKPFNSKRSWYEFLKKMGVKITENDTSERAASVSYSLILSVFPTVIFLFTLIPYIPVPKLEDQIMGFLTEVLPGDTFSSVETTIRDIISRPRGGVLSFGFILALYSATSGVVALMNAFNSSNETQDRRGFFKVRAVAIGLTFILAVALILAIVVLIVGGIVSDYLLHFGILNNVIFVNLLALGRYIIVFAVFVAAVSVIYHFGPDVRMKWAFVTPGAVTASVLIVLTTLGFSYYVSNFGSYNKVYGSIGTLIALMIWINLISLLLILGFEMNVALYDLEGDRNPNVSEKTTNATPST
- a CDS encoding nuclear transport factor 2 family protein codes for the protein MEQHSVNKAIIRDFYRRVMGQGDMAFAEEIIADAYIQHSPMGKPGKAGLLEALAAFKQMPKPVVTSKPFMRLIAEGEYVVTNICFDWGGVQKVVVDLFRFQHGQVIEHWDVVQDQPEISRNGHSRNGNSRNGNAMMDGPVDADRDEPTEPNKTLIAAYYQHIWIDRQVDQLAAYVAVDLIQHDPDIANGIAGLRAYLHQESMAIKTVHRIIGDGNFVVVQASGELTGKPTVFYDILRLSAGKITEQWRVHQAIPDKMEHTNGMI
- the mltG gene encoding endolytic transglycosylase MltG — its product is MSRNLKIGLFLTVSILLTTFTFYFWQIFKSPNLQVRENDKTFALLIPRGATFESVMDTLKTHDVLNDEMSFRFLAKLMKYPERVKEGRYEIKPRMGNRAALVKLRSGDQDAMPVTFNTVRMKSDLIQRLGSKFEFGPKALGSLLNDPATCEKFGFDTTTIVCLFLPNTYEFFWTIKPEAFLERMGAEYKKFWTPERQAKAKALGLTQTQTQVLASIVAAETNKRDEQPRVAGVYLNRLKQGIKLEADPTVIFALRDFGIRRLLNRQLAVDSPYNTYRYTGLPPGPINLPAPATIDAVLNAEQHDYLYFVVNASFNGYHTFSKTLSEHLANARLYQQALTRMKIMK
- a CDS encoding glycosyltransferase; translated protein: MISVTGQSNPLPMSPYLNQIKPWVSVICTSYNHEAYVEQALQSVVDQTYPNVELIVIDNGSTDGSADVITRFVSRHPAVRFLPNPTNLGLNRAFNQGLALAGGRYIIDLSADDVLLPNRISLQADLFEELAGPYAVVFSNAAYIDEQGTETALHYPVDEHGHTRVKVPSGDVFRNILESYFICTPTMMMRRDVLNELGGYDETLSFEDFDFWVRSSRHYHYAYLDEVLTQKRRLADSMQSQVIMPGNQLLRSSLAVCYKAFDRCTAPSDYKALAKRIRKLIRKAFYTEQFDLAIQFGQLLQYIEPPGVLTTLILSLSHLHLPINSLYRHYLKWRRSPQSPYPQVKLV
- a CDS encoding L-threonylcarbamoyladenylate synthase; this translates as MPAEFIKLYPQNPDPRRLESIVTALRNGAVIIYPTDTIYGMGCDIHNARAVERVARIKGIKPTKNDFSFICYDLSHIADYARVSNQAFKLMKKLLPGPFTFILEASGSVPKLLNTNKKTVGIRVPDNSIPRQIVHLLGNPIITTSIRDEDEIIEYSTDPELIFEKFQHQVDIVIDGGYGGNIPSTIVDATDDDFSIIRQGLGELLL
- a CDS encoding TonB-dependent receptor domain-containing protein, with amino-acid sequence MKINLLVLLLFPLLTIAQSKTDQPASIKGVLIDEQNKPIPFGTVSLHKKSDSTLVTGTLSDETGTFELRSKPGTFWMKISVVSYQDRRIPTVQVVDKTVDLGKLVLKTSTKRLDEVVVKGERSQMELSLDKRIFNVGKDLANAGGTAVDILSNVPSVAVDAEGNVSLRGSNSVRILIDGKPSGLVSLRGGSGLQQLQGSSIERVEVITNPSARYEAEGMGGVINIVLKKEQREGINGSFDLITGYPANFGLAANVNYRRKNLNFFVNYTTSYRNTPGRSSLYQELYRNDTTFITQQNSTNRLEGLNNNARAGLDYFFNPKNVLTASYTYRLSKGKRYADILYRDYQFSTNNLRSTTLRTQDETETEPNSEYALTYKRTFAREGHELTADVRYLDNWESSDQYFNQQTYQADGITASSVPTLQRSLNDETEKQFLVQIDYIRPFSKNGKVEAGLRSSSRDMTNDYSVTQRADNGLYLPLPGLTNDFLYEERINAVYGIIGNKTRKLSYQAGLRAELTDVTTTLRQTNDVNPRHYANLFPSVHVTYDLPRQHAVQLSYSRRIRRPQYNDLSPFSTFSDNRNFWSGNPNLNPEFTNAFEMGHIKYMNKGSISSSVYYRHTTDKILSIRRVNEQGYAATRPENLASEQSYGAEFSGSYALSTWWKLDGSVNFFRAITNGGNLDVNYQSDTYSWFTRMISRFTLPRSTDIQLRGNYEAPQKTPQGQRKALATLDLSISRDLFNNNGTLTLNVLDVFNSRRFRSVTEGENFYAENSSQYRVRQFNLTLSYRLRQAKKKAKEGGEGEF
- a CDS encoding acyl-CoA thioesterase, which codes for MLIHDVTGIRVRYHDTDQMGIVYYGNYARFYEVGRVEALRQLGIDYKSIEARGIGMPVYDMCSRFIRPAKYDDLLTIRVTVPQLPNTRILFRYEIFNQDGQLLNTGETTLIFLKSDTGRPCRAPDDLVAITKPFFE